One Candidatus Sulfurimonas baltica DNA segment encodes these proteins:
- a CDS encoding ATP-binding protein translates to MSKKINTQEAVEIAPNIYWVGMHLKDDPFQCHPYLILNGSESILIDPGSMIEFDETIAKVKTLTDIKNIKYIVLHHQDPDLVAAVPEIEKLINRDDLLVVTHSRTSVLIKHYLIKSDYYEIDKNNNQLVTSTGLRIDFYTTPYCHSPGAFVSYEPASKVLFSGDIFGGLDDSWDFYADETYFHKAKLFHQEYMPSKDIFNYALNKIEKLDIDLIAPQHGSIIEKNYISDLISDMKNLDCGLYIEEKYNKELVDTIKELQEKEEALKERDMLLFEQSKRVDISEMLGNIAHQWRQPLAIINTTVAILQEKNSADMLQKDDVNAKLHKMEKSIIYMSDTIEDFMNYYRPDKEKSWFKVNDSIKKALNIVHLSGNDKGVKLNLYLDDNIKIYGIINEFVQVIVSILSNINDIIANKNLENVNITISLKSDAQHTTLSIADDCGGIDDKIIGKIFDPYFTTKHKSMGTGLGLHIAKMIIENNMGGSLSVKNSNEGNSTKVGAKFIIKMKIEN, encoded by the coding sequence ATGAGTAAAAAGATAAACACTCAAGAGGCGGTGGAGATAGCGCCCAATATATATTGGGTGGGGATGCACCTTAAAGATGACCCTTTTCAGTGCCACCCATATCTTATACTTAACGGCAGTGAGTCTATTTTAATTGACCCAGGCTCAATGATTGAGTTTGATGAGACAATCGCAAAAGTAAAAACACTTACTGATATAAAAAACATAAAATACATTGTGCTTCATCATCAAGACCCAGATTTAGTAGCAGCGGTTCCAGAGATAGAAAAGCTTATAAACAGAGACGACCTGTTGGTTGTTACGCACTCAAGAACTTCTGTGTTAATTAAACACTACCTTATTAAATCAGACTATTATGAGATAGATAAAAACAACAACCAATTAGTGACTTCAACCGGCTTAAGAATTGATTTTTACACTACTCCTTATTGTCACTCGCCTGGTGCGTTTGTATCTTATGAGCCTGCTTCTAAAGTTCTGTTTTCCGGTGATATTTTTGGAGGATTGGATGACTCTTGGGATTTTTATGCCGATGAGACATATTTTCATAAAGCAAAACTTTTTCATCAAGAGTATATGCCAAGCAAAGATATATTCAACTATGCTCTAAATAAAATAGAAAAACTCGACATTGATTTAATAGCTCCCCAGCATGGTTCTATTATAGAAAAAAATTACATTAGTGATTTGATTAGTGATATGAAAAATCTTGACTGCGGATTATATATAGAGGAGAAGTACAATAAGGAACTAGTAGACACGATAAAAGAGCTTCAAGAGAAAGAAGAGGCATTAAAAGAGCGTGACATGCTGCTGTTTGAGCAATCCAAAAGAGTAGATATCAGCGAAATGCTCGGTAATATAGCACACCAATGGAGACAGCCTCTAGCTATCATAAATACGACAGTAGCAATACTCCAAGAGAAAAACAGTGCAGATATGTTGCAAAAGGATGATGTTAACGCTAAGTTGCACAAAATGGAAAAATCTATAATCTACATGTCAGATACAATCGAAGACTTTATGAACTACTACCGCCCAGATAAAGAAAAAAGTTGGTTTAAAGTTAATGATTCAATAAAAAAAGCACTCAATATTGTCCATTTATCTGGAAACGATAAAGGAGTTAAGCTAAACCTCTATCTTGATGATAATATTAAAATATATGGTATTATTAATGAATTTGTTCAAGTAATAGTCTCTATACTTTCAAATATCAACGATATCATAGCTAACAAAAATCTAGAAAATGTAAATATCACTATTTCACTAAAATCTGATGCTCAGCACACAACGCTTAGTATAGCTGATGATTGTGGCGGTATTGACGATAAAATAATAGGCAAAATATTTGACCCTTACTTTACAACCAAACATAAATCTATGGGAACAGGACTCGGCTTGCATATAGCAAAAATGATTATTGAGAACAATATGGGCGGCTCGTTAAGTGTGAAAAACAGTAATGAAGGTAATAGCACAAAAGTAGGTGCTAAATTTATTATAAAGATGAAAATTGAAAATTGA
- the mtnK gene encoding S-methyl-5-thioribose kinase, whose translation MSYKVLDVNSVVEYLLSIKEVVEFFGTESLNAVEIGDGNLNYVYKISSEQEPEKALIAKQAVPYLRCVGEQFPLSRERMTYEIRALEKFYKIFPNFVPKVYHSSEAMSIVVMEYLDSHIIMREGLINRVKYTKFSEHISTYMSATLFYTSSIAMSSLNKRELIGKFNGNTELCKLTEDLVFSFPFMEHETNDNENVENNVNAKKLFEDYEFKERVLELKYKFMTQSDALLHGDLHTGSIMINENETYVIDPEFAFVGPFGFDVGALLANLVNNYIHHSVVTKDTEFMEWLLQTIKEILDKFCEKFLNYWSESKNSALCVAGFLNEKTLHDYKKRFVKKILKDSVGFAGCKMARRVYGVAGVAEIRGVKDVTLRGEAEALALLIAREFVMNYDKIDTSDEILEIIKNAG comes from the coding sequence ATGAGCTATAAAGTATTAGATGTCAATAGTGTAGTAGAGTATCTCTTATCAATAAAAGAAGTTGTTGAATTTTTTGGTACAGAGAGTTTAAATGCTGTTGAAATCGGTGACGGAAATCTAAACTATGTCTATAAGATAAGCTCAGAACAAGAGCCTGAGAAAGCACTTATAGCAAAACAGGCAGTTCCATATCTTAGATGTGTTGGAGAGCAGTTTCCTCTCTCTCGCGAGAGAATGACATATGAGATAAGAGCTCTTGAGAAGTTTTACAAAATCTTTCCAAATTTTGTACCAAAAGTGTACCACTCTAGCGAAGCTATGAGCATTGTTGTTATGGAGTATTTAGATAGTCATATAATTATGCGCGAAGGTCTCATAAACAGAGTTAAATATACTAAGTTCTCTGAACATATCTCAACCTACATGTCAGCTACACTTTTTTATACCTCATCTATTGCTATGAGCAGTTTAAACAAAAGAGAGCTTATTGGTAAGTTTAACGGCAATACCGAGCTATGTAAATTAACCGAAGATTTAGTTTTCAGCTTCCCATTTATGGAGCATGAGACAAATGACAATGAGAATGTAGAAAATAATGTAAATGCCAAAAAACTTTTTGAAGATTATGAGTTTAAAGAGAGAGTGTTGGAACTAAAATATAAGTTTATGACCCAAAGTGATGCGTTGCTCCATGGTGATTTGCACACAGGTTCTATTATGATAAATGAAAATGAAACATACGTAATAGACCCGGAATTTGCTTTTGTAGGCCCTTTTGGTTTTGATGTCGGGGCACTTTTGGCGAATTTGGTGAACAACTATATACATCACTCTGTTGTTACAAAAGATACGGAGTTTATGGAGTGGCTGCTTCAAACCATAAAAGAAATTTTAGACAAGTTTTGTGAGAAGTTTTTAAACTATTGGAGTGAGTCAAAAAACTCTGCCCTTTGTGTTGCGGGCTTTTTGAATGAAAAAACACTTCATGATTATAAAAAAAGGTTTGTCAAAAAAATCCTAAAAGATAGTGTCGGATTTGCAGGATGCAAGATGGCTAGAAGAGTTTACGGTGTTGCAGGCGTTGCAGAGATACGAGGTGTAAAAGATGTGACATTAAGAGGCGAAGCTGAGGCGCTGGCTCTATTAATAGCAAGAGAGTTTGTTATGAACTACGACAAAATAGACACAAGTGACGAGATATTGGAGATTATAAAAAATGCAGGGTAA